CAAGCATGGCAGCCCCTAATACGGCAGGTGTAGCGGCGCTATTGATGTCATACTACCCTGAGCTAACAGCCTTTCAGATAAAGGACATTATTACAAAGTCATCAAGAAAATTTGAACACCTGAAAGTGACCAGACCGGGCAAGGAAGACCTTGTAGATTTCAGGGACCTCTCCATTAGCGGTGGCCTGATCAATGCCTATGAGGCGCTGAAAATGGCAGAGTCAATGGTAATGGACAAGAAAAACTAATAGTTATAAATAATTGTCTTGAAAATAAAACCAGCCTAACTTTAGGCTGGTTTTATTCATTTATACAACTCATATGGAAATACTACGACATGCACATTCGGGCCTCAGATGGTTTGTACTTATTGCTTTGATCCTTGCTATAATTAATGCAGTTGGAAAAACCAACGGCTCCAAACCTTTCACAGCCAAGGATAAGAAGTATGGTCTGTTTGCATTAATCTTCACCCATTTACAATTCGTACTGGGACTGATACTATACTTCACTAGCCCAAAAGTAGTTTTTGCCGCCTCTGCCATGAAGAGCAATGTATTGAGGTTCTTTCTGGTAGAGCATATATTGATCATGCTGGTGGCAGTAGTGCTTATCACTATTGGCTATAGCAAGTCTAAGCGTGCCCAGACAGATGGCAAGAAATTTAAATTTATTCTCATATTTTATTTAATAGGCCTTATACTAATACTTGCAGGTATTCCCTGGCCATTTCTGAATTATGGAGGGTCATGGTTCTAAAATAGATTCCAGAATCCGGCTTGAGCAGGGCGACATTACCCTGCTTAAGGTGGATGCTATAGTAAATGCAGCCAATCACTCACTGCTTGGAGGCGGAGGTGTAGATGGCGCTATCCATAAAGCTGCAGGACCTCAGCTTCTGGAGTTTAATAAAAAACTGGGCGGTTGTAATACAGGTGAGGCAAAAATAAGCCCAGGATTTGAGTTACCTGCTCGGTTTGTTATTTCTACTGTGGGCCCTGTATGGAAAGGTGGCACTCACAATGAGGACGAACTACTGGTAAGTTGTTACCGTCGTAGCCTCGAGGTAGCCGTTGAAAATAGCCTTACTTCTATTGCATTCCCCTCTATCAGTACCGGTGTATACGGGTTCCCTTTTGAAAGGGCCTGTAAAATCGCTTTAACCGCAATCAACACCTTTTTGGAAAGAAACCTTAATCTTCAAAAGGTGATTTTAATTACATTCAGTACAGAAGACTATCTGTCTATTAAAAAGTAATCTGTCATTTTTTCTTACATAGAGTCGTGTCTTTATTGTAATTGTGGCCATTATTACCCACTTTACAACAGTGCAGATTTTGTAACAATCAGCTTAAAACATCTTCTTAATGCTTTAGCCAAAGTGGCATTATTTTTTTTGTACTATGCATATGGGTAACAATATCATGGTTATTGGGGATTGTTCAGAGGAGATCAGCAATTTAAGGGAGCAACTCGCTTCCACAGGCGAAACAGAGATCGTTTTTTTAACCTCAGAACAAGTTACTTCAGGTCAACAGCAAGAGTATAGCTTAAAGTTGATCATATATATAACCAACTTGCCTGCCCCGGATGCGCTGACTTGCTTCAAGCATATACTTAGCGTATTTCCTGAAAAACCCATGATCGTAATATCAGACCATACCCCTGTAACAGGCCTGAAAATGGTAAGCATGGGAGCTCAGGATCATTTAGTGAAAGGGGAATATAGCATACCCCTGCTAAAAAAATCCATTTATTACGCCATCGAGCGTAGTGCCATGCTTAAGCAAATTGACAAAACCAAAAATGAGTATCAGGGTATCTTTATGGATAATCCGAATCCTATGTGGATCTACGACCCGGCTACGTATAAATTCCTTCAGGTTAACCAGGCAGCCATAGACAATTATGGCTATTCCAAGGAAGAATTTCTAGCAATGACCATAAAAGATATCCGGCCTGAAAGCGACCTGGTTAAACTACAGGAAATGGTTCGCAGTAAACAAAAGGAAGAGGGTGTTATAGACAGTGGTGTATGGGTACATAAAAAAGCTTCGGGGCAAGAGTTTTATGTACATATTTATTCACACGATACATCATTTGAAGGTAAAAAAACCAGGCTCGTGGTAGCTGTAGATGTTGACAGTAGCATGAAACATGAGCAAAAAAACGAAGCACTGACCTGGCAATTGAAAGCTTATTCCGACCGTATAAACACCATATTGGACAGCATTACAGATGGTTTTTTTGCTGTTGATGAAAACTGGAACTTCATATATGTCAACAAGATATTTGAGCAATTATTTGGAACACCCAAAGAGCAGCTGCTTGGAAAAAATGTATGGACAGTTTTACCCGGCAAGTTTGCCAATAAGATATCCCCCAGGTATGAAGAAGCTATGAAAACCAAGAAACTCTTCAAATTTGAAGAGTTTCTTGGAGAAATGAACATGTGGTTTTCCGTTTCGGTTTATCCTTCTGAAGAAGGTCTTTCCGTTTATATACAGGATATTACCAGGGCAAAAAAAATGAAGGAGGAGATATTTAACGAACAAATGAAACTGGACGCACTTATTAATAATACCGATGACCTGATATGGTCCGTTGACAAGGAGCTGGTAGTACTTACTGCCAACAATGCAATGAAAACGATCATGAAAAAATTTAATCCGGGTGGCATTAAAGTAGGTGGAAGTATTATAATCGACGGCCTTGAAGAATCCGTTAAAGCTGAATGGATAAGTTACTACCAAAAAGCCCTGAATGGTGTGGCTCATAGCCTGGAATATGAAGCCCGAATACCTGACAGTCCTACAAAATACCTCGAAGTAAGCTTCAACCCTATTAAGAATCAGCAATCAGAAGTTTTTGGTGTAGGATGTTATGGCCGTGACATTACTGAAAGAAAGTTACATCAATTTACCATTGAAAAACACAACCGGCTACTGGAAGAAATTGCCTGGAAACAATCCCATAAAATGCGTGGCCCGGTGGCTAGTATCATGGGCATCATGTCTATGCTTGATCTTAAAGACCTGAACAGCACATTCAATAAAGAACTACTAAAACACCTAAAAACTACCACCGACAACCTGGACCTGATGATAAGGGAGATTGTAAAATCTACCATTTCAATAGAAGCTTTTGACAAAAAAGAATAAACCTTTATTGGTTAAAATGGTTATAAAATCACGTTAAGCGGGTGGGCGGCAAAAGCTTTCAAATATTTACATTAGTAGTATGAAGTACATTGCAATTACTATTTTCTTACTGCTCATTAGTATCTGCATGCAGGCGCAAGTAGAGCACAACTTTGAAATGGAACCTTCCAATACAAATTGCCATGAGCTGCCTGAAAAATTTGACTCACCCACCAATGCAATAAATGCCATAGAGAAATCTACTTTCAGGTTTACTCAATCCATAAAAATTTCCCGATATCATAGTCCAAAAGCAGCATTCTTTTACTCCTGTGACGGAAAGACCGGATATATGATTGTGGACCTCAAAGATGGCAGCCGAGAAGTTTACACAATTATACCACAGGAGGTCTGGGACGAATTTGCCAACACCAACGATCCCATAGGGTACTACAGCACACATATTGAAAAAAATTATGAAAACCTTCAGTAAACACGTTCTCATCACATTCATGGCTTTGTTATGGGTGTGTTGTTCAGAGGGTGTGGAGACAGACAAACAGCAGTTGGCAGATGCAGACATTGCATTTGCCAATATGGCCCGGCAAGAAGGCGTAGGTACTGCATTTATTGCTTATGCGGATAGCAATGCCATTATCATGCAAAATGATCAGCTTCCGCTAAAGGGTATAACTGATATCGCCAAGGTATATGCTAAAGTACCTGCCGACCTGATGCTCACATGGTATCCTGAAAAAGCTGAAATAGCAGATTCCGGAGACCTGGGCTATACTTTTGGCAAGTACACCTTAAAACATCAAAGCACCACGGAGAGTGGCCATTATGTAACGATCTGGAAAAAGAATAAAAGCGGGAAGTGGAAGTATGTATTGGACACCGGGACTAAAAACCCCGAAGCAGACACCACTTCGCACTGAGAGACTGTTGTGTTCTATAGGTCTGTAGAGAAATCTACTTGATTTGTTCCCAATATATCGCAAATAAAATGTAGAGAACACCCAGGTACGTGCTTTTACGGTAGTGGTATAAAACTTGAAACCGGCTGGATAAACGGATATATGTTATGATTATAAAAACTTTTGGAGACCTGAAGATCCCTGCCCTCGGGCTTGGTACCTGGAGACTCAATGGCAATACATGCAAAAATATAGTTTTACAAGCACTGAACATTGGATACAGACATATTGATACTGCAGATGCTTATGGCAACGAACAGGATATAGGCAGGGCAATCGCACAATCAGGCATATCCAGAGATGATATCTTTTTGACCACCAAGCTTCCGTGGGAAAAGCTACGAGGTAACGAGGTTATTGCAGCGATGAGACAAAGCCTCGATAAACTCCAAACACAATATACTAACCTGTTGCTAATACACTGGCCCTCTACACAAGGGGTACCTGTTAAGGAAACGCTGGAAGCCATGCAAATGCTAAAGGCAGATGGCAAAATCAGAGCTATTGGGGTGAGCAACTTTACCCCAACACTCTTAACGGAGGCTCTAAAGCATGCTAATATTCTCTGTAACCAAGTGGAGTATCACCCCTTTTTGGCACAAAGCCGGCTCCTGGAAATGGCCACTGAGAATGAACTGATGATAACGGCCTACTGCCCGATTGCTCGGGGAAAGGTATCAGATAGCGAAACCATAAAAGAAATAGCTGAAACACACGATAAATTGCCGACCCAGATTACTTTAAGATGGTTAATACAGCAAAAAAATGTTGTTGCCATACCCAAAACAGCTAATCCCGAGCACCTGAAAAGTAATTTTGATATCTTCGATTTTGAACTGTCAGAAGCAGAAATGAATCGGATATCCGGTTTAAACCAAGGACTCAGACTCATTGACCCTGAGTTTGCTCCTCATTGGGAAAGCTGACCATCAACTGTATAACCTGCCAGGAAAAAAGTATGTATTTGCAAAACACAAATTGCATCAGGGGATTTTTCCCCTTTCTTTGTTTATAGTAATTATTTATTTAATTCAATTACTAGCTTTGTGATATAAGCGGCTGCCTTATGGGCAGGGCCTTTTTCTGTTTGATAATGAAATTATCTATTTGCACCTCAGTAGAAAGGCTGGCCCGAAGGCAGTCTATTTGTATCCATTAATCCTAAACCAACCAATTATTATGAAAAAGAAGAAGATGAAACTTGATGAGCTTAAAGTAAAAAGCTTCATCACCGAAGAATTCAATGAAAAAGCTGAAACCGTAAAGGGCGGAGCAATCATTATTAATCCGTCATACATTGACGGTTGCCGATCTGCTCTCATTCAGTGTGACCCCCAAACCTTGGCGGGCTGCGGTACCACTACCATCGGAAATTCCAGAATATGCTCCTGGAATGATGGCTGCGGTAGTGCCCTGGGTTGTACAACCACCACTTTCGACACAGGTGGCCTTACAATTGGCGGAGGCACGGGCTATTAAAAACACG
This region of Fulvivirga ulvae genomic DNA includes:
- a CDS encoding cytochrome B is translated as MEILRHAHSGLRWFVLIALILAIINAVGKTNGSKPFTAKDKKYGLFALIFTHLQFVLGLILYFTSPKVVFAASAMKSNVLRFFLVEHILIMLVAVVLITIGYSKSKRAQTDGKKFKFILIFYLIGLILILAGIPWPFLNYGGSWF
- a CDS encoding KTSC domain-containing protein → MKYIAITIFLLLISICMQAQVEHNFEMEPSNTNCHELPEKFDSPTNAINAIEKSTFRFTQSIKISRYHSPKAAFFYSCDGKTGYMIVDLKDGSREVYTIIPQEVWDEFANTNDPIGYYSTHIEKNYENLQ
- a CDS encoding aldo/keto reductase, whose amino-acid sequence is MIIKTFGDLKIPALGLGTWRLNGNTCKNIVLQALNIGYRHIDTADAYGNEQDIGRAIAQSGISRDDIFLTTKLPWEKLRGNEVIAAMRQSLDKLQTQYTNLLLIHWPSTQGVPVKETLEAMQMLKADGKIRAIGVSNFTPTLLTEALKHANILCNQVEYHPFLAQSRLLEMATENELMITAYCPIARGKVSDSETIKEIAETHDKLPTQITLRWLIQQKNVVAIPKTANPEHLKSNFDIFDFELSEAEMNRISGLNQGLRLIDPEFAPHWES
- a CDS encoding O-acetyl-ADP-ribose deacetylase, yielding MEGHGSKIDSRIRLEQGDITLLKVDAIVNAANHSLLGGGGVDGAIHKAAGPQLLEFNKKLGGCNTGEAKISPGFELPARFVISTVGPVWKGGTHNEDELLVSCYRRSLEVAVENSLTSIAFPSISTGVYGFPFERACKIALTAINTFLERNLNLQKVILITFSTEDYLSIKK
- a CDS encoding PAS domain-containing response regulator, which codes for MGNNIMVIGDCSEEISNLREQLASTGETEIVFLTSEQVTSGQQQEYSLKLIIYITNLPAPDALTCFKHILSVFPEKPMIVISDHTPVTGLKMVSMGAQDHLVKGEYSIPLLKKSIYYAIERSAMLKQIDKTKNEYQGIFMDNPNPMWIYDPATYKFLQVNQAAIDNYGYSKEEFLAMTIKDIRPESDLVKLQEMVRSKQKEEGVIDSGVWVHKKASGQEFYVHIYSHDTSFEGKKTRLVVAVDVDSSMKHEQKNEALTWQLKAYSDRINTILDSITDGFFAVDENWNFIYVNKIFEQLFGTPKEQLLGKNVWTVLPGKFANKISPRYEEAMKTKKLFKFEEFLGEMNMWFSVSVYPSEEGLSVYIQDITRAKKMKEEIFNEQMKLDALINNTDDLIWSVDKELVVLTANNAMKTIMKKFNPGGIKVGGSIIIDGLEESVKAEWISYYQKALNGVAHSLEYEARIPDSPTKYLEVSFNPIKNQQSEVFGVGCYGRDITERKLHQFTIEKHNRLLEEIAWKQSHKMRGPVASIMGIMSMLDLKDLNSTFNKELLKHLKTTTDNLDLMIREIVKSTISIEAFDKKE
- a CDS encoding YybH family protein, encoding MKTFSKHVLITFMALLWVCCSEGVETDKQQLADADIAFANMARQEGVGTAFIAYADSNAIIMQNDQLPLKGITDIAKVYAKVPADLMLTWYPEKAEIADSGDLGYTFGKYTLKHQSTTESGHYVTIWKKNKSGKWKYVLDTGTKNPEADTTSH
- a CDS encoding pinensin family lanthipeptide encodes the protein MKKKKMKLDELKVKSFITEEFNEKAETVKGGAIIINPSYIDGCRSALIQCDPQTLAGCGTTTIGNSRICSWNDGCGSALGCTTTTFDTGGLTIGGGTGY